The Sphaeramia orbicularis chromosome 16, fSphaOr1.1, whole genome shotgun sequence genome window below encodes:
- the LOC115436261 gene encoding zinc finger protein 2-like → MLVVDGNSGCVSCTNVHEQSSVQHSILKEAKGGFELKPKLYLEEDQDYLIPANMDGRPTCDQCGKTFTSESNLKVHQRTHTGERPYDCDQCGKTFSLASNLKVHQRTHTGERPYTCDQCGKTFTHINVLTRHQLTHTEERPYKCDQCGKTFTQMAALKIHQRIHTGERPYNCNQCGKTFTTTHDLKRHQRVHTGERPYDCDQCGKAFTSTSDLKSHQRIHTGERPYYCNLCGKTFILASKLNIHQRIHTGERPYDCDQCGKTFTRMSVLKIHQRIHTGERPYNCDQCGKTFTHMSVLVNHQRIHTGERPYDCDQCGKAFTSTSDLKSHQRIHTGERPYDCGHCGKTFTLANTLKSHQRIHTGERPYDCDQCGKAFTSMSWLKEHQHIHTGERPYDCDQCGKTYRFLSALRSHRRVHHTKLMYPCDRCTKIFWSSSSYKHHQRTHIGKNPNQHRVSDRFLITGSQSTKYEHVKHFRKGQKLNRFTKSKTLGNQSQNTPKHLACYQCPNRSSSSSALSHHQHRCESSTSGPNSTSASDEKKKTHCV, encoded by the exons TGGATGGAAATTCGGGCTGTGTGAGCTGCACTAACGTCCATGAGCAAAGTTCTGTCCAACATTCCATTCTG aaagaagccaaaggtggatttGAACTGAAACCTAAGTTATATCTGGAGGAAGACCAAGAttacctgattccagcaaacatggatggaagacccacctgtga ccagtgtggaaagactttcacctcaGAAAGTAACTTAAAAGTCCACCAACGCACCCACACTGgggaaagaccatatgactgtgaccagtgtgggaagactttcagcTTAGCAAGTAACTTAAAAGTCCACCAACGCACCCACACTGGAGAGAGACCATatacctgtgaccagtgtgggaagactttcacccataTAAATGTACTTACAAGACACCAACTCACCCACACTGAAGAAAGACCATACAAATGtgatcagtgtgggaagactttcacccaaatggCTGCGcttaaaatccaccaacgcatccacactggagaaagaccatataactgtaaccagtgtggaaagactttcaccacaacACATGACTTAAAAAGGCACCAACGTGTCCACACTGGTGagagaccatatgactgtgaccagtgtggcaAGGCTTTCACCTCTACAAGTGACTTAAAAAGCCACcaacgcattcacactggagaaagaccatattactgTAACCtttgtgggaagactttcatttTGGCAAGCAAATTAAacatccaccaacgcatccacactggagagagaccatatgactgtgaccagtgtgggaagactttcacccgtATGAGTGTGcttaaaatccaccaacgcatccacactggagaaagaccatataactgtgatcagtgtggaaagactttcacccacATGAGTGTGCTTGTAAACCACCAacgtatccacactggagaaagaccatatgactgtgaccagtgtggaaaggctttcacctCTACAAGTGACTTAAAAAGCCACCAACgaattcacactggagaaagaccatatgactgtggcCATTGTGGGAAGACTTTTACTTTGGCAAACACGTTAAAAagccaccaacgcatccacactggagagagaccatatgactgtgaccagtgtgggaaagcTTTCACCAGTATGAGTTGGCTGAAAGAACATCAACACATACACACTGgggaaagaccatatgactgtgaccagtgtgggaagacttacagattcctgTCTGCTTTACGTTCTCACCGCCGTGTTCACCACACAAAGTTGATGTATCCCTGTGATAGGTGCACAAAGATATTCTGGTCCTCTTCGTCTTATAAGCATCACCAACGGACCCATATTGGAAAGAATCCCAACCAGCACCGAGTCAGTGACAGATTTTTGATCACAGGTTCACAAAGTACCAAATATGAACATGTCAAACATTTCCGCAAAGGACAAAAACTGAACCGTTTTACAAAAAGTAAGACTCTAGGCAATCAGAGTCAAAACACACCAAAACATTTGGCATGTTATCAATGTCCAAACAGATCCTCGTCATCCTCTGCTCTCTCCCATCATCAGcacagatgtgaatcatcaacgtctggaccaaacagtacctcagcatcagatgagaagaagaaaacacaTTGTGTCTGA